A portion of the Gossypium arboreum isolate Shixiya-1 chromosome 8, ASM2569848v2, whole genome shotgun sequence genome contains these proteins:
- the LOC108469036 gene encoding LOW QUALITY PROTEIN: protein SPIRAL1-like 5 (The sequence of the model RefSeq protein was modified relative to this genomic sequence to represent the inferred CDS: inserted 1 base in 1 codon): MSRGGSYGGGQSSLGYLFGDDEQQSAPTVTPPIQPPYGIDVTAEMPPAPSKSSSKNQKEKNFSNTNNYXRAQGQNSGNFITDRPSTKVKSVPGGDSSLGYLFGEK, translated from the exons ATGAGTAGAGGTGGGAGCTACGGAGGCGGCCAAAGTTCCTTGGGCTACCTCTTTGGTGATGATGAGCAGCAAAGTGCACCAACTGTGACACCACCTATCCAGCCCCCATATGGGATAGATGTTACCGCAGAGATGCCCCCAGCTCCCAGTAAATCAAGTTCAAAGAACCAGAAAGAGAAAAACTTCAGCAACACCAACAATT CAAGGGCTCAAGGACAGAATTCAGGGAACTTTATAACT GATCGCCCATCAACAAAAGTTAAATCGGTTCCTGGTGGAGATTCATCTCTGGGTTACCTGTTTGGTGAGAAGTAA